One Paralichthys olivaceus isolate ysfri-2021 chromosome 8, ASM2471397v2, whole genome shotgun sequence genomic region harbors:
- the LOC138411140 gene encoding uncharacterized protein, whose protein sequence is MGTIQTQTLQSGNQSDINAETVRPYFNSFFKKITAEQWRLLKSSKPDEATTILLADLMLNLMMTISNAVSKQSTNVPVSQERVQSILGNTVKSGFSPGNTKCSKSLDQLTDLVVEEVTETVNSILSASSACVSSGIPSRTINPNKLQEMICYACKTLKADKQIKRLFKSQSHRISHSISSEEQNTTNHSVQKARSSSSSHSSRISSKSEISSEGSPTSSVESVKRIIQETINNSLTDITTFFNEFNDSLKLNASISREIYEALDDIIESILKEGKKGKESQEPSSSIRKGMRTINRLFIKTFASAGTLQILTQVAKKFKKETEFKSRQAITSLIASIDAVLLKQEKQGGGNESCASQTLKKPTSEKVIAFTKQLSDLIYEHIIPGKIAEPSSSPVAVPKAHKGMYADIQTRVFCFLSLISWWLNNQVNSHTDRVTEALNAIDSMETSSEISSIEENTPRQSISSEISSIEGDKPRQSISSEISSRGKKRSKQSTSSEISSIEEDTPRQSTSSEINSRGKKRSKQSTSSEISSIEEDTPRQSTSSEINSRGKKRSKQSTSSEISSIEEDTSRQSISSEINSKRKKISKQSTSSGISSIEEDTSRQSISSEINSRGKKRSKQSTSSEISSNEEKTKNQSTLSGVSSKRKNPSNQSRPSGVNNRKNSTLSQSSSGASSGGRNSSNQPTSSLVSSRGRNSSNQSTSSVVNNRKNSTLSKSSSGASSGGRNSSNQSTSSVVNNRKNSTLSQSSSRASSGGRNSSNQPTSSLVSSRGRNSSNQSTPSLVSSRVRNSSNQSTPSLVSSRGRNSSNQSTRSLVSSRGRNSSNQSISSENVKMFAAERFKMYVRVLVDQLITKIYDNARMTRIGDDIIDISHQLLEGIWAEVKDIDLAVNPQIIKDLDKAIFKELRKKWKPQNLLFAFRLREPELEESIVSSLKRRLRKKRGFLSSFFSNIFSIFKR, encoded by the coding sequence ATGGGGACAATTCAGACACAGACTCTCCAGTCAGGTAACCAGTCAGACATAAATGCTGAGACTGTCCGCCCATACTTCAATTCCTTTTTTAAGAAGATCACCGCGGAGCAGTGGAGGCTGTTGAAGTCAAGCAAACCGGATGAAGCCACAACAATACTGTTGGCAGATCTTATGCTGAACTTAATGATGACCATCTCCAATGCCGTTTCAAAGCAAAGTACCAACGTACCTGTGTCTCAGGAAAGGGTTCAGTCCATTCTTGGCAACACTGTCAAGAGCGGTTTTTCACCAGGCAACACAAAATGTTCTAAGAGTTTGGATCAACTCACAGACCTGGTTGTAGAGGAGGTGACGGAGACTGTCAACTCCATCTTGTCTGCAAGCTCAGCCTGTGTGAGCTCTGGGATACCATCCCGCACCATTAACCCAAATAAACTCCAGGAGATGATCTGTTATGCCTGCAAGACGTTAAAGGCAGACAAACAGATCAAACGCTTGTTCAAGAGTCAATCTCACAGGATAAGTCATTCCATTTCCTCAGAAGAGCAGAACACTACAAACCATTCTGTTCAGAAGGCTAGGAGCTCTTCAAGCTCCCACTCGTCACGAATCAGTTCCAAGTCGGAAATTTCCTCAGAGGGTTCACCAACCAGTAGTGTAGAAAGTGTAAAGAGGATTATCCAGGAAACAATCAACAATAGTTTGACTGACATCACAACATTCTTTAATGAGTTCAATGACAGTCTTAAGCTCAATGCTTCGATTTCTCGAGAGATTTATGAGGCTTTAGATGATATTATTGAGTCAATCCTTAAGGAAGGCAAAAAAGGGAAGGAATCTCAAGAGCCAAGCTCCTCAATCCGTAAAGGAATGCGGACAATCAATAGGCTTTTCATAAAGACTTTTGCATCAGCAGGGACGCTCCAAATACTGACACAGGTCGCAAAGAAATTCAAAAAGGAGACTGAATTCAAAAGCAGGCAGGCAATAACCTCACTGATAGCGAGTATTGATGCTGTGCTTCTGAAGCAGGAGAAGCAGGGAGGTGGAAATGAAAGTTGTGCTTcccaaacactgaaaaagcCTACATCTGAAAAGGTTATTGCATTCACAAAACAGCTTTCTGATCTAATCTATGAACACATCATACCTGGAAAGATTGCAGAACCCAGTTCAAGTCCAGTGGCTGTTCCTAAGGCACATAAGGGCATGTATGCAGACATACAGACCAgagtgttttgtttcctgtccttgaTAAGCTGGTGGCTGAATAACCAGGTTAACAGCCACACAGACAGGGTGACAGAGGCTTTAAATGCCATTGACTCAATGGAaacatcatcagagatcagcagcattGAGGAGAACACACCAAGgcagtcaatatcatcagagatcagcagcattGAGGGGGACAAACCGAGgcagtcaatatcatcagagatcagcagcagagggaagaaaagatcgaagcagtcaacatcatcagagatcagcagTATTGAGGAGGACACACCAAGgcagtcaacatcatcagagatcaacagcagagggaagaaaagatcgaagcagtcaacatcatcagagatcagcagTATTGAGGAGGACACACCAAGgcagtcaacatcatcagagatcaacagcagagggaagaaaagatcaaagcagtcaacatcatcagagatcagcagcattGAGGAGGACACATCGAGgcagtcaatatcatcagagatcaacagcaaaaggaagaaaatatcGAAGCAGTCAACATCATCAGGGATCAGCAGCATTGAGGAGGACACATCGAGgcagtcaatatcatcagagatcaacagcagagggaagaaaagatcgaagcagtcaacatcatcagagatcagcagcaatgaggagaaaacaaagaatcagtCAACATTATCAGGGGTCAGCAGCAAGAGGAAGAACCCATCGAATCAGTCAAGACCATCAGGGGTCAACAACAGGAAGAACAGCACATTGagtcagtcatcatcagggGCCAGCAGCGGGGGGAGGAACTCATCGAATCAGCCAACATCATCATTGGTCAGTAGCAGGGGGAGGAACTCTTCAaatcagtcaacatcatcagtgGTCAACAACAGGAAGAACAGCACATTGAGTAAGTCATCATCAGGGGCCAGCAGCGGGGGGAGGAACTCTTCAaatcagtcaacatcatcagtgGTTAACAACAGGAAGAACAGCACATTGAGTCAGTCATCATCGAGGGCCAGCAGCGGGGGGAGGAACTCATCGAATCAGCCAACATCATCATTGGTCAGTAGCAGGGGGAGGAACTCATCGAATCAGTCAACACCATCATTGGTCAGCAGCAGGGTGAGGAACTCATCTAATCAGTCAACACCATCATTGGTCAGTAGCAGGGGGAGGAACTCATCTAATCAGTCAACACGATCATTggtcagcagcagggggaggaaCTCATCGAATcagtcaatatcatcagagaatgtaaagatgtttgcagcagaaagatttaaaatgtatgtcaGGGTTCTTGTGGACCAGCTTATCACAAAAATCTATGATAATGCCAGGATGACCAGGATTGGTGACGACATAATTGACATAAGTCATCAACTGCTGGAGGGAATATGGGCGGAGGTCAAAGACATTGACTTAGCTGTTAACCCACAGATAATCAAAGACCTTGACAAAGCCATTTTCAAGGAGTTGCGTAAGAAGTGGAAACCTCAGAACTTGCTGTTTGCCTTTCGTTTAAGGGAGCCAGAACTTGAGGAATCAATTGTCTCCTCTTTGAAAAGACGGCTTCGCAAAAAGCGTggcttcctctcttcctttttttcaaacatcttttCCATCTTcaagagataa
- the LOC109647492 gene encoding dual specificity testis-specific protein kinase 2-like → MDYHAECCLCDAEDIHGGPDEPPLHSVHAPNRIRPSSYRALRSAVSSLARIDDFFCEKIGSGFFSEVFKVQHRITGQVMALKMNTLASNKANMLREVQLMNRLCHPNILRFLGVCVHEGQLHALTEYINGGNLEQLLDSDLYLSWGVRIGLSLDIARGLQYLHSKGIFHRDLTSKNCLVRCDNGMFTGVVGDFGLAEKIPDYSDGVEKQPLAIVGSPYWMAPEVLRGEVYNEKVDVFAFGIILCEIIARIEADPDVLPRTEDFGLDVDAFENMVGDCPPDFLSLAVTCCNMSAVKRPTFTDIVFTLESMEIEEEREKLIALEPVVADVSPYRRRSSPCHPGDRSQQRLGLARSQSDMLPPSTLTPPLLGTPVRVNPFSLRQDLNGGRCKLLDTPSKSVISLTFTLPALRDPCASPHLRGTQRMRAPHRRCQSLPCTPELGRTVALTRDAEGKEEEEDEDIRLAANKGGTVEDNQYKETELLENVVERLQVEFIAVNEKRALLKEEERLEEDSGLPVELEMVSLERLEEEEEEGEESVCLTEPMDCTKSPEPTEGVLDSTSGRPRPSTSLRTNGWQLPISNGPPSLPPLPRLDNNNGSGLVIGQQVQWGGGGRANGYNGAQVLPSDLSGPSEQDEVISCPGCCLVGLSFPSVCLRGLAAVPAPRRRASLPRQRPYRNLNGTITGGSTFSPTTAATATKALLCRSTNGLAGSSVPCEPGRSLPEAQT, encoded by the exons ATGGACTACCACGCTGAGTGCTGCCTCTGCGATGCTGAGGACATTCATGGCGGTCCAGACGAGCCGCCGCTCCACAGCGTCCACGCTCCCAACCGGATCCGCCCGTCCTCGTACCGGGCCCTGAGGAGCGCCGTGTCCAGCCTGGCCCGCATTGATGACTTCTTCTGTGAGAAGATTGGTTCAGGCTTCTTCTCTGAAGTCTTCAAG GTGCAGCATCGGATCACAGGGCAGGTGATGGCACTGAAAATGAACACACTGGCTAGCAACAAGGCTAACATGCTACGAGAAGTTCAGCTCATGAACAGGCTCTGTCACCCTAATATACTCAG GTTTCTTGGGGTTTGTGTGCACGAAGGTCAACTCCATGCTCTGACTgag tATATAAATGGAGGGAACCTGGAGCAGCTGTTGGACAGTGACCTGTACCTGTCGTGGGGCGTCAGGATCGGTCTGTCTCTGGATATTGCCCGAGGACTGCAGTACCTGCATAGCAAGGGCATATTCCACAGAGACCTCACCTCTAAG AACTGTCTGGTTCGCTGTGATAATGGCATGTTCACTGGTGTCGTGGGAGACTTCGGCCTGGCAGAGAAGATCCCTGATTACAG TGATGGTGTGGAGAAGCAGCCGCTGGCCATTGTGGGTTCCCCGTACTGGATGGCCCCTGAGGTTCTGAGGGGAGAAGTGTATAATGAGAAG gTGGATGTGTTTGCATTCGGTATCATCCTCTGTGAGATAATTGCCCGGATTGAAGCTGATCCTGACGTCTTACCCAGGACAGag gacttTGGTCTGGATGTGGATGCATTTGAGAACATGGTTGGGGATTGTCCACCTGACTTCTTGAGCCTGGCTGTCACCTGCTGTAAT atGAGTGCAGTGAAGCGCCCCACATTCACTGACATAGTCTTCACACTGGAGAGCATGGAgatagaagaagagagagagaagctcatTGCACTAG AGCCAGTGGTGGCAGATGTCAGCCCATACCGGCGCCGCAGCTCTCCTTGTCACCCCGGCGACCGCAGCCAGCAACGACTAGGCTTGGCAAGGAGCCAGTCAGACATGTTACCCCCATCTACCTTGACCCCTCCTCTCCTCGGGACTCCTGTGAGGGTCAACCCCTTCTCCCTGAGGCAGGATCTGAATGGGGGGCGGTGTAAACTCTTAGACACACCCAGCAAGTCTGTTATCTCCCTGACCTTCACACTCCCAGCACTTCGTGACCCATGTGCCTCCCCACACCTTAGGGGGACACAGAGAATGCGAGCGCCGCACAGGAGGTGCCAGTCTCTCCCCTGTACCCCAGAACTTGGCCGGACTGTAGCCTTGACAAGAGATGCTGAGGgtaaggaggaggaagaagacgaAGACATCAGATTGGCGGCAAATAAAGGAGGAACGGTGGAGGACAACCAGTATAAAGAGACAGAGCTGTTGGAGAACGTGGTCGAAAGGTTGCAGGTAGAGTTTATAGCTGTAAATGAGAAGAGAGCGTTattaaaggaggaggagagattaGAAGAGGACTCAGGTCTTCCTGTTGAGCTAGAGATGGTGTCTCTGGAgcggctggaggaggaagaggaggagggcgagGAGAGTGTATGTCTAACAGAACCCATGGACTGTACCAAGTCTCCAGAGCCAACCGAGGGAGTCCTGGACTCAACATCTGGAAGACCCAGGCCCAGCACCTCTTTACGTACCAATGGCTGGCAACTTCCCATCTCCAATGGACCGCCCTCCTTGCCTCCGCTACCACGGTTAGACAACAACAATGGTTCGGGCCTTGTGATTGGCCAGCAGGTGCaatggggaggaggagggcgagcTAATGGTTACAATGGAGCCCAGGTCCTGCCGTCTGACCTTAGCGGCCCCTCTGAGCAGGATGAAGTCATTTCCTGTCCGGGATGCTGTCTGGTGGGTCTGAGTTTCCCCTCAGTGTGCCTGCGGGGTTTAGCTGCTGTGCCTGCCCCCCGCCGAAGGGCCTCGTTACCACGGCAGCGACCATACCGGAACCTCAACGGTACCATTACTGGTGGCAGCACTTTCTCGCCAACAACAGCTGCCACAGCAACCAAAGCTCTACTGTGTCGCAGCACAAATGGTTTGGCTGGTTCCTCAGTGCCATGTGAACCGGGCCGGTCCCTGCCAGAGGCCCAGACATAA